A part of Romeriopsis navalis LEGE 11480 genomic DNA contains:
- a CDS encoding caspase family protein encodes MSKLKRRHFLQFSGATLASIGLSQLDFFTQAQHQNQVLAQSTGRKYALLIGINQYDDRRISELRGCLTDVEMQYKLLRYRYGFAPEDIRVLTDKTTEKPTRDNILRAFEEHLIAKVQPGDVAIFHYSGHGGLMEDPYPIDPKSITNGTLVPIDCQLKARNDIMGRTLFLLSKQVQTDAFTMVLDSCHSGGGTRGNSTVRALRVGRSNEPIADPSKAELDYQKVHREKLKLSETALTKLRRDGIAKGVAIGSAQKEQLAVDAKFSGFHAGALTYLLTRYLWQIPSAEPLEDTFGRLALITREVAADSNNAQQPIKEVAPGKSFDTQPMYQIAADRPNAEGVVTTVPSTGQIEFWLGGVSSSSLKAYQPGSLFSLLDDQGNVTGELEQTGLAGLVGYGVVKQGKPPVVGTLLREKLRNIPSDTPLQVAISPEITTNRDELKSELGKVSN; translated from the coding sequence ATGAGTAAGCTAAAACGCCGCCATTTCCTCCAATTTTCTGGTGCTACCCTCGCCAGCATTGGCCTAAGTCAACTGGACTTCTTTACCCAAGCCCAGCACCAAAACCAAGTTCTGGCCCAATCCACTGGGCGCAAATACGCGCTACTTATCGGCATTAACCAGTATGACGACCGGAGAATCAGCGAATTACGTGGTTGTCTCACTGATGTAGAGATGCAATACAAACTACTGCGTTATCGCTATGGCTTTGCCCCAGAAGACATTCGGGTACTAACAGATAAAACGACTGAGAAACCCACCCGCGATAATATCCTCCGCGCCTTTGAAGAGCATCTAATTGCTAAGGTTCAACCCGGCGATGTCGCGATTTTCCACTACTCCGGCCACGGTGGCCTAATGGAAGACCCCTATCCGATCGATCCCAAAAGCATCACCAACGGCACCCTCGTCCCTATAGACTGCCAACTCAAAGCGCGTAACGACATTATGGGGCGGACTCTCTTCCTCCTCAGTAAGCAAGTCCAAACCGATGCTTTCACAATGGTGCTCGACAGTTGCCATTCTGGGGGCGGCACCCGAGGTAACAGCACTGTTCGAGCCCTCCGTGTCGGCCGCTCCAACGAACCGATCGCCGATCCTAGTAAAGCAGAACTCGATTATCAAAAAGTCCACCGTGAGAAGCTCAAACTCTCTGAAACCGCATTAACCAAGCTGCGGCGTGACGGCATTGCCAAAGGGGTGGCGATCGGTTCCGCCCAAAAAGAGCAACTTGCAGTTGATGCTAAGTTTTCAGGATTTCATGCAGGTGCTCTTACTTACCTCCTGACTCGCTATCTGTGGCAAATTCCCAGTGCGGAACCGCTGGAAGATACCTTCGGGCGGCTGGCTCTGATCACCCGCGAAGTCGCTGCCGACTCAAATAATGCCCAACAGCCGATCAAGGAAGTTGCCCCCGGCAAGTCATTTGATACCCAGCCCATGTATCAAATCGCCGCTGATCGACCGAATGCTGAAGGCGTCGTAACAACAGTACCTAGTACAGGGCAAATAGAGTTTTGGCTCGGTGGTGTTTCTTCTAGTAGTCTGAAGGCTTATCAGCCCGGAAGCCTATTTAGCTTGCTTGATGATCAAGGTAATGTTACCGGTGAACTTGAACAAACTGGGCTGGCTGGCTTAGTTGGCTACGGTGTAGTTAAACAGGGAAAACCACCCGTAGTCGGTACTCTACTCCGAGAGAAACTACGTAATATTCCAAGTGATACCCCACTCCAGGTTGCAATCAGCCCAGAAATTACCACAAATCGCGACGAGCTGAAATCAGAATTAGGCAAGGTTTCCAAT